In Zingiber officinale cultivar Zhangliang chromosome 9B, Zo_v1.1, whole genome shotgun sequence, the genomic window GACCGACGACCTGCTTCTCTATGCCGTCGCCGCATGCGTGCTGCAGCGACGCAAACTGATCATCGAGAGGTACAACAGCATGGATGAGATAGTGACGGAGTGCAACAGCATGGCAGGGACCCTAGATGTTTGGAGGCTGTTGGATGACGCCCATGATCTGGTCACGAGCCTGCACCAGAAGATTTGATCTCGCGGTGCTTGCTTTCGCTGCCATCACCGATCTGTTGCTTCCGACCTCGTCCATGTTCGTCCCCGCTTAAacgaaacaaaacaaaacaaactcATCATCTATCTCCAGCCCAAAGTGCAGGAGATTTCACTGTGTCATTGCTGCAACAATCAATCAATTCACGTAAAGGAACAAAATTCAATTCTGATTCTCCACTTGTTTGTGTACTTGCTTACTCCCTGATTGAATTGCAGTTGAGTGTAGTAAACAGTTATGATCAAGTTACCATAGGTGTCAGTTCAGTTGGATTGTTCAGATCGCCCGCGACCCGGCCTGACGTGGCACGACTCAGTCTCGTGTCACGACATCGGCTGTAGGCATAAAATTCTATCTTTTGGTTCATAGATTTCATAGTTATGTTTGTTGTACATTAATGAATTGATCTTGATGAATATGATTCAAACTCGGGACTAATTAAGACCAGACATTTTCATATCTTCTTTACAGACAAGGGAGGAAGTGTGATCATCAAAGCAACAGGAGTTGGCAAATGTTTTGCCAACCACTCATACAAACATGCCatgttaatttatatttttaggaatgaaaaataaatttttaaggttgACTTCTTCTTACTTTTTAACCAATCTGAGAAAATTTAGATACTCTTCTTGCTGAGTCAGCAGGCAAAGACATTGAAGAAGATCTATTCAGATACTGAGCAAGATATTCAAATCTATCTGGAGAATCTAATCAacatcaactctattttctttttttaatgatttCTTTGTTCTCGGAGATATTCATCAAGGTTGAAAATATCAGACCAATTTGACTAAAAAGTATACGATTTTTGTTTACGAACGAAGTAACCGATAGAGCCTACCTAACTTGGACGAAGCTATCTGATATAACATCCATGTGAAGGGCAAGAATAATATCTTTTAATAAAAGGTGCATGGTGCCCTCATGACAATGGTGCATTTAGGTCTTTCAAAGGATTAATCATACATCTAAAAGTATTAGTCGGTTCGAATGGTAGAtatctagattaaaaaaaatacaaagcaaATTATGAAAACAAGGTGCATGTATGATGCCACAAAAGATAGCGATGGCTCGAGCTCGACTAAGGAAAACTTGGCGGTTATTTAGGGAAGCGTAAGATAGAGTATCTCTGTTAGTAGCCACAACTAAGTGGCTTAGGTTTTTAGGAATTCTACCATCACTCAAATTTTCATTGTAGTATCTAAATTCATGGGAAAATCTACTAAAGTAGCCCTCACTCAACATCCTCGTTCCACTCCCTTTAGGGTCTGTCCATCCACTTTAATTGCACATGAGATATGATCGAATTAGTTGGTGTTAGATTTTTCAATAAATAGCTCTCAAGTTACGTCcttataatttataaaccatTTGAACCACTCGTGATTTTTATTAAtattctattaaaaaaaaattagaatattaaTTGCTTAGATTACGACCTCTATCTATCCTCTCGCTGTCTCACCTCCTTGGAATTGCACCTAAAGATGCTTGAAAGTGCCTTGATCAATAAATAGAACCATCATGAGAGCGACTCACATGGAGTTTACTTGTATGAAGTTTTTCAATAAAGAGTTCCTCATGAGTTGCCAAACACAAGTGGAATTCAACGAACCGCATgacaaaaaattatatatatgcaAACCCTCTCTTGATCGATCGCCTTGTGTTCCTTCACACAATCTTTCTCGAGAGGACTTTGATACTTTTATTAGGCCTCACGACTTCATAGGATCCATTTGAAATAAACTACTCAATGTCAAACTCACGATGACCTTTCGAATCGACAACCGGATGCCCTACCACTTGAGTTGAGCTATCCACAATGGCAAAATTAAAGCGAGTTGTTCCACCATTATTGTGCAAGTGGGTTGTTTAAATGATAAGATGTGACAAAGGTATCCAAGTGCCGACTCAAAGCTAGTACATacaacaattttttatttttaaaaaaaatctagtgatCAAGGAGTGAGTGATAGATAGATCATCTCTTATCTTGATCAAGGTCACTTAAATCATTTAGGAATCACGATCAATCTATCAATAAATAtacctttttatttatttatttttaagtgTTAACAAtatattatttgtttatttttgagtGTCATCCAATTTAAAAGGCATTTGGTGTTTTACTCGTTTGTGGATTGTGACACATATTTTTTTAATGTGGTTTGATTGGTTTCGAGTTTCAAATAGGAGGacaaattatttgattaattcaaactaaaaaaaACAGCCTTTCATTTCATGtatacttaaaaatatatataaatataatgatttaaatgataaaatatatatttttattttaaacgagaaatattttattaaatatatatatctatatatttaaGGACAGAAATATCATAAaccgtcaatattatattcattcCACTATTTTACATGTAGGACTTTAACAAGTCCGCGCGGCACAAATAAAAACtcacaataaaataaatatacgGAATTAATAGAAAACCATTTTACATAGCGCAAACCAACTATACTACAAAAGATAAATTCATTTCACTCTTCTTTTTAACTTTAAGCCACCGCCCGTTTTCGCCGCTGGCGTAGACTCACCTTCAGCGGCGCCGCCATCTCGCACGATAGCCGGAGCACCTCCGATAGGTCGATCTCTTCGCCCTCCGGAGGCCGCCACTCGAACTCCAGAGCCAGCGCCGCCACCCATAGTTCGACCGTCGCCACGGCCAGTCCCTTCCCCGGGCAGCTCCGCCGCCCGGACCCGAACGGCGCCAGCCGCAGGTCCGAACCCATCACCGGGAATTCGGTCCCCTTGAACCGGAGCGGATCGAACCGGAGAGGATCGACCCAGTAGGCCGGGTCACGCGCGATGGCCCACATGTTCACCATCGCGGTGGTCCCCACGGGGATCAAGTAGCGGCCGACACGGACGTCCGACGTGGCGATGCGGGCCCAAGAGAGCAGCGGGCCCGGAGGGTGCATCCGAAGCGTCTCCTTGATCACCGCCTGAAGGTACGGCAGCGGCTGCCTCGGCTCGCTTCCCGTCACCGCCCAGTCTCTCCCCACCGCCTCGTCCAGCTCCGCGTGGAGCTTCGCCTGCACGTCTTCGTGCTTAGCCAACCTCGCGAAGACCCACTCTATCAGCACCGATACGGTGTCCGCACCTCGAAATATCATCTCCtgcaattaaatatatatatatattttttaaaaaataaaattctaataaaatgttTTGGGCAGTAGAAACTCCGGTGAGCTTACCCACAGGACGGCCACCATGTCGTCGTCGGAGAGCCGATCGGCGCCCTGCAGGGACAGCAGAACGTCCACGAAGTCGCGCGGGGGCGCGTCGCGGTCGCCTGAGTTGCGTTCGACTCGGTGCTCGTCGATGATCCGGGTCACGAATCGGTCGACTCGGCGGGCGAGCCGAGCGCACCGCGAGCGGACCCGCTGGAGGTCGAATCCGGCGATCGCCGGCAGGTGGTCGGACCAGTTGAGCTTCCCCAGCATCTCGTATCCCTCCTCCACCATGCTCTTCAGCTCCCTCCACTCCTCGGTCTCCTCTACCAGCTCGTACCTTCGCCCGAATACGAACCACATCACGTGGCTCAGCGACGCCCGCTTGACGACCTCCCGAATCTGAACCGGGTTAGCTTCGGCCTTGAGCCGGTGGAGGGCGCGGACCATCTGGTCCGCGATCTCGGCCCGGCCGGTGGCGAAGGCGGAGATCTGGCGGGGGCAGAAGAGGTGGCTGGCGGCGATGCGGCGGAGGCCGCTCCAGTAGGCTCCGTAGGGGGCGAATCCGATGGCGCGGTGGAACATGAGCGCGTAGGCCGATTCCTTGGTCGGCCGGTCCGCGAAGTCCGAACCGTGGAGGATCTCACGTGCCACCTCCGGATCGCACGTGATCACAACGCGGGTGTCGCCGAGGCTGAACGCCATGAGACGGTGGCCGCCGGGGACAGAAGCAGCGGCGGCGGCCAATTTCCGGTGCGCGAGGCCGGACATGAGGAACATGCTGCCGACGACGGGGAGGCCGCGGGGGCCCGGCGGGATGGCCTTGCTCGAGGGGCACCACGGCCGGTGGCCGAGCTGCCACCAGTGGCGTCCCCAGGCGGGGCCGCCGGGGAAGGCCCAGTGGAGAAGCAGAGTGGTAAGGGAAATAGCCGATGCGAGGAGCAGGAGGGAGAGGAGGTCGAGGCCGCCGCATTTGGCGGCGAGGTACAGAATCCAGCCGCAATCAGCTTCGGATCCTCCCATGAACTATGGGCCAAAGTAAACGTGATCGATTGTCGGAATTGAGAGGAGGAAGATGGGGGAGGGAAGATCTTATATAAACTCGCAGTCCGGCTAGCTGTAAAATTTACGTGTCACGTCGCAAGCAAATCTAAAAAAGATTTTACAGAATCTATCGTGTAGTAAGAATTTAGCCGCCGCCACAAGCTAACGATCGGGAAAGGGACCAGGGCCAAGGCCGTGCGGGGGCGCGCCACGTGGAATGCTGTCCGTAGGCGCACGTGAAATCCACGAAGACGGCGAGCATACCCATGTGATCTGTGCAGTTGACTCGTATGTCTACGGCGTTGACTTCTTGGATTCGGCTCTGACCTTCCTGTAGGTGGTTTAAAGTACTATGACATACAGTCAAACCCTGTCCCAAGTATAATCTTTGAGATCTACGTGTTCGTAGATTAGTTGTTACTGCGATCAGGACTTTCATATTTAGTTGTTACTACAGAAATATTTATAGATATATTTTGCACATTGGCTCCTATTTGTTTTGAATTTCACACATTATATTATTACAAAAGATATTGTGTCATTCAAAGCCCAAACCCAAAGTGTTTTTTTCTCAGCCCATTAATTTTGATCCTTTTCAATTTGGCTtgcataattttatttttttttcttttcaagttcATTTTAGGTTAGAATTTTTGATCATAGTACAATATTAATCGGTCTAGTTAGTTGAAGAGAATTGATGTAATGTGAAATTATCTTAGTTATGAGCAAAATAATTGAACAAATTTAATCAAAATGATGAATAGAAAAATAGGAAAACAATAATTTTCTTAGATGTCGTGTATACAATAGGATCGATAtagaaagatatgacttttaTGATACTCACATTCTAAACATGCCTAATGAAATTATTTTTTGGGCATAGCCTCATTTAGGTTATCATTAGGATCAGTCCCATTAAGAGCCTACAATTGATACGATGCATCCTTCTTTCAAAAGTTTCAAAATGTAAAAATGATCACCTCAAATTCCTCAATGCTAACATGTGTAAATGTTCGAATAGTATCATCCACCAACTTAGTGTACGTTGTCTCCCTTCTTTTAGGGTTTGGAATTTCCCTCACATGGTGCTGCTATTCACTAGCTAAATATAGGACATGGGAATATTATGAGCTTTGATGaaatcaatttatttttattttattttcaaatggaAGTCCATCAGAGAGTAAAATATTTACGAAAAGTTGTCGTTCATCGtggatttaaaagtaaaataattcAATAATTCACTCTCTTTGGAAAAAGGCAATAATCGATCCATGAGCACTATCTTGTCTTTTAAGTGCTCCATCCATTggcatgatgatgtttgatattgAGGACTTCCTTTtgataaaaacaaacaaacatcaAAGGAAAAAGAGCCCTAAAACCCTACTCTATGACTATTTTTGAGGACtagtgacaaaataaaattaatacatCGATAATCTAGTTTTGAGATGAACAATTGCATAGTGATAATgtatttttttaatgtaaataTCTAGATCTTCAAACTGATTAATTTTAAAGATTATGTATAAGCTAGGGGATAGTTCTAATCGATTCTCATCTTGATCTTGTGCATGTCGTTTGAATGCGCAACAAAAATTTGAATCAAACTTGACGTCACATATACAACGATTTGAGGCTTTACTTGATATCCGTTTCCTTGAGATAACTAATCCAATAGTTTACTCTTAGTGATATTCTTCCACTAAGAACTCCCTCCTCTCGAAAATTTTCCAGAGGCGGAGAAGTTTGTTACAATCTTGATTACACaagcaaacacaaatacaatcaaAAGTGGAAATAACTTTACAATTGAGAACTTTGTTTGCTTGCTATCTTGTTACTTGGGAAATACTTTTTGTTGACTCAGAAATACATCAACACTTCACCTCAGAATCTCCAAAAATCGACCCTTTGCTTTTTCCATGAAACCCCCTTTTCTAGGATTGTAATCGAGCTGAAATACGTCTTCCAATTGATTAATCTCTCTCTCAATCGATTACCACGTCAAGTCCGACCGTTCAAACCTGCATAATGACTCTTTTTACCCGACCAATCGATTCTGCATCATTCTATTCGCTCGAGAAAATACTGCCAATCAATTATCTCAATCGATTACCACGTCAAGTCCGACCGTTCAAACCTGCATAATGACTCTTTTTACCCGACCAATCGATTCTGCATCCTTCTATTCGCTCGAGAAAATACTGCCAATCAATTATTTCAATCGATTCCGACCCTTTTGTTTGTTGATAATtttcttccaatcgattggtgaatGACCATACAACAAATCCAAATTTTTGAGTTTAAGATTTGCCAATCGATTGACACTTCCTACCAATTGATTGCTAACCTTGATTTTAGTTTTTTCAAGGCTGAATTCACATCTTTCTTGGTATCCGGTTGATTTCAACTTACCAAGATTTCCTTTCCTCAGCATTTGGTCACCCTTGACATGTTGAGACTTTTCGTTGCCCAATATTCAATCAACCTTAACTTATTGAGATTTTAtcattgcctagcatccggtcaaatTTGACCTGTCAGGACTTCCTCAatcatgccaagtgtccagtccttcttgacccacttgaacttttctcttgcTAATTACCCATTGGACTTCCTATCACCAAATATCCGATCCTtcttaatccacttggacttttctc contains:
- the LOC122025258 gene encoding cytochrome P450 78A9-like, translating into MGGSEADCGWILYLAAKCGGLDLLSLLLLASAISLTTLLLHWAFPGGPAWGRHWWQLGHRPWCPSSKAIPPGPRGLPVVGSMFLMSGLAHRKLAAAAASVPGGHRLMAFSLGDTRVVITCDPEVAREILHGSDFADRPTKESAYALMFHRAIGFAPYGAYWSGLRRIAASHLFCPRQISAFATGRAEIADQMVRALHRLKAEANPVQIREVVKRASLSHVMWFVFGRRYELVEETEEWRELKSMVEEGYEMLGKLNWSDHLPAIAGFDLQRVRSRCARLARRVDRFVTRIIDEHRVERNSGDRDAPPRDFVDVLLSLQGADRLSDDDMVAVLWEMIFRGADTVSVLIEWVFARLAKHEDVQAKLHAELDEAVGRDWAVTGSEPRQPLPYLQAVIKETLRMHPPGPLLSWARIATSDVRVGRYLIPVGTTAMVNMWAIARDPAYWVDPLRFDPLRFKGTEFPVMGSDLRLAPFGSGRRSCPGKGLAVATVELWVAALALEFEWRPPEGEEIDLSEVLRLSCEMAAPLKVSLRQRRKRAVA